A region from the Deltaproteobacteria bacterium genome encodes:
- the selD gene encoding selenide, water dikinase SelD, whose amino-acid sequence MVQVLRGLAPFDHPWVSGEVGPMEDAALVCPEKGPGLVVTVDFITPIVDEPEAYGAIAAANSLSDVYAMGGEPMVALAVCGFPDDRLAKDVLARIFRGGRDKAAEAGCAIVGGHTVVDSELKYGLAVIGTVDPERALLQTRARAGDKLVLTKPIGTGIAAQAIKSGMLAAEDLSQVIAQMSQLNRAAKDAALACGAHAATDVTGFGLLGHLHNLASASELAARVRASAVPVLEFARGLARAGKVPGGTRRNLAWVEKAASFASGTADFEKLILCDAQTSGGLLIALPPEREAELLADLARRGTACAATIGELVPGAAGALEIAR is encoded by the coding sequence CTGGTCCAGGTCCTTCGCGGGCTCGCGCCCTTCGATCACCCGTGGGTCTCCGGCGAGGTCGGACCCATGGAGGATGCCGCGCTCGTCTGCCCGGAGAAAGGCCCGGGACTCGTCGTGACCGTCGACTTCATCACGCCGATCGTCGACGAGCCGGAGGCCTACGGGGCGATCGCGGCCGCGAACTCGCTCTCCGACGTGTACGCGATGGGCGGCGAGCCGATGGTGGCGCTGGCGGTCTGCGGCTTTCCGGACGATCGGCTGGCGAAGGACGTGCTCGCGCGGATCTTCCGCGGCGGGCGCGACAAGGCGGCCGAGGCCGGCTGCGCGATCGTGGGCGGGCACACCGTGGTCGATTCGGAGCTGAAGTACGGGCTGGCCGTGATCGGCACGGTCGATCCCGAGCGCGCGCTGCTGCAGACGCGTGCGCGCGCGGGCGACAAGCTGGTGCTGACCAAGCCGATCGGCACCGGGATCGCGGCGCAGGCAATCAAGTCGGGGATGCTGGCGGCGGAAGATCTCTCGCAAGTGATTGCGCAGATGAGCCAGCTCAATCGCGCGGCCAAGGACGCGGCGCTCGCCTGCGGCGCGCACGCGGCGACCGACGTGACCGGCTTCGGGCTGCTCGGCCATCTACACAATCTGGCGTCGGCCTCGGAGCTCGCGGCGCGCGTGCGGGCGTCGGCCGTGCCGGTGCTCGAGTTCGCGCGCGGGCTCGCGCGCGCCGGGAAAGTGCCCGGCGGCACGCGGCGCAACCTCGCCTGGGTCGAGAAGGCGGCGAGCTTCGCTTCCGGGACTGCGGACTTCGAGAAGCTGATCCTCTGCGACGCGCAGACCTCGGGCGGGCTCCTGATCGCTTTGCCGCCGGAGCGCGAGGCGGAGCTGCTCGCGGATCTCGCGCGGCGCGGCACGGCCTGCGCGGCGACGATCGGCGAGCTGGTTCCGGGCGC